One genomic segment of Sphingorhabdus sp. M41 includes these proteins:
- a CDS encoding aldehyde dehydrogenase family protein has protein sequence MREYLKFYIDGQWVDPIGSGTVDLVNPATEEVSGKIALGSEADVDKAVKAARAAFASYSQTSRDERLALLKAIKSEYEKRLPELAEAITEEMGAPASLASSFHTFLGTGHLDTAIAVLEKFAFEEKHGDTLIMKEPIGVCGLITPWNWPINQVTVKVFPALAAGCTVVLKPPQLAAYSAQILAEILDAAGVPKGVFNMVQGKGSVIGTALSTHPDVDMISFTGSESVGVQISKDAADTVKRVCLELGGKSPYILLDDDGLAERVAAATSGMMVNSGQTCSAGSRLIVPQARMAEAKAAAAGAAEAVTVGNPAGNAAMGPVVSKDQFDTVQAYINKGIEEGAELVAGGPGLPEGLDKGYFVRPTVFATTNDKVVAREEIFGPVLVMIGYDDLDDAVAIANDTDFGLAGYVDGNDQDKCREVARKIRAGAIYVNGGFDFNAPFGGYKRSGNGREWGEHGFAEYLETKAIIG, from the coding sequence ATGCGCGAATATCTGAAATTCTACATCGATGGCCAGTGGGTGGATCCCATTGGCTCCGGCACGGTCGATCTCGTCAATCCGGCGACCGAGGAAGTTTCGGGTAAAATCGCGCTCGGTTCCGAAGCCGATGTCGACAAGGCGGTCAAGGCGGCACGCGCCGCCTTTGCCAGCTATTCGCAGACGTCACGCGACGAGCGGCTTGCCCTGCTGAAAGCCATCAAGTCCGAATATGAAAAGCGGCTGCCGGAACTGGCCGAGGCGATTACCGAGGAAATGGGTGCGCCCGCTTCTCTGGCGTCCAGCTTTCACACCTTTCTCGGCACCGGACATCTCGACACGGCGATTGCGGTGCTGGAGAAATTCGCTTTCGAGGAAAAGCATGGCGATACGCTGATCATGAAAGAGCCGATCGGTGTCTGCGGTCTGATCACGCCGTGGAACTGGCCGATCAACCAGGTGACCGTGAAGGTCTTCCCGGCGCTGGCAGCGGGATGTACGGTCGTGCTGAAACCGCCCCAGCTTGCGGCCTATAGCGCGCAAATTCTCGCCGAAATTCTGGACGCCGCCGGCGTACCGAAAGGCGTGTTCAATATGGTTCAGGGCAAGGGGTCGGTGATCGGCACCGCCCTGTCCACCCATCCCGATGTCGACATGATCAGCTTTACCGGATCGGAAAGCGTCGGCGTCCAGATCAGCAAGGATGCAGCGGATACGGTCAAGCGAGTCTGTCTCGAACTGGGCGGCAAAAGTCCTTATATCCTGCTCGACGATGATGGTCTGGCCGAGCGGGTTGCCGCGGCGACCAGCGGCATGATGGTGAATTCGGGACAGACCTGCAGCGCCGGTTCGCGCCTGATCGTTCCGCAGGCTCGCATGGCAGAAGCCAAGGCGGCGGCGGCCGGAGCGGCCGAAGCGGTCACGGTCGGCAATCCCGCAGGAAATGCCGCGATGGGACCGGTGGTGTCAAAGGACCAGTTCGACACCGTTCAGGCCTATATCAACAAAGGGATTGAGGAAGGCGCCGAACTGGTTGCCGGTGGCCCGGGTCTTCCCGAAGGGCTCGACAAGGGCTATTTTGTAAGGCCAACCGTGTTCGCGACCACCAACGACAAGGTCGTTGCGCGGGAGGAAATTTTCGGTCCGGTACTGGTGATGATCGGATATGATGATCTCGATGACGCGGTTGCCATCGCCAATGACACCGATTTCGGTCTTGCCGGCTATGTCGATGGCAATGATCAGGACAAATGCCGAGAAGTCGCACGCAAGATCCGGGCCGGCGCCATTTACGTGAATGGCGGCTTCGATTTCAACGCGCCCTTTGGCGGTTACAAGCGCAGCGGTAACGGCCGCGAATGGGGTGAACATGGTTTTGCCGAATATCTCGAAACCAAGGCAATCATCGGCTGA
- a CDS encoding SMP-30/gluconolactonase/LRE family protein, producing the protein MTANSGRYDGPSPTSADAGWTVRRLTQPSRLMGANGLRTGADGRIYVAQVAGSQISAIDPDSGRIDTISGRDGPVIAPDDLAFDEDGNIYITEITEGRLTVLAPDGSHHILKGDMPVANPVTYQQGRLIAGECRPNGRVMEIDRSSGEARMILEGVPMPNAFSIGPDGLLYMPIMGANEIWRVSLDGGEPEVVAGDLGVPDSVKFDSKGYIISTQAASGQVLRIDPQSGSRELLAQLGPGLDNCTFVGDRLFVSSIPGEVTEILGGGKTRPLVERGLQWPTGLAMGTDGSLFVADGGFTYLLAPQGQLELLGFLFTPGFPGWVRGVCQGPDGNWIVSTSNGHVARWRTADGESDFLCEGLNNPCGIACRPDGVIHVAEIDGGRLLAVENGDTRELATGLSRPMGVAHDDSGACLIAESSAGRIIRVTEGGSETVVDGLGEPQGIAIHRNILYIADCGTKELIAFDLEKGLRTILARDLPLKAPKGMIPNRVGAVGTLSGPMDAFTGLACGADGTIYVSGDAEGSVLAVTPAV; encoded by the coding sequence ATGACAGCCAATTCCGGCCGGTATGATGGCCCTTCACCCACTTCGGCCGATGCAGGATGGACAGTCAGGCGGCTAACACAGCCGAGCAGACTGATGGGTGCCAACGGGCTGCGCACTGGGGCCGATGGCCGGATTTACGTCGCCCAGGTTGCCGGGAGCCAGATCAGCGCGATCGATCCCGACAGCGGTCGGATCGATACCATCAGCGGACGGGACGGACCGGTAATTGCACCGGATGATCTGGCGTTCGATGAAGATGGCAATATCTATATCACCGAGATTACCGAAGGCCGGCTGACGGTCCTGGCGCCCGACGGCAGTCACCATATCCTCAAAGGCGACATGCCTGTGGCCAATCCGGTCACCTATCAGCAAGGCCGGCTGATCGCCGGCGAATGCCGTCCGAACGGCCGGGTGATGGAGATTGACCGCAGCAGCGGCGAAGCGCGGATGATTCTGGAAGGCGTGCCGATGCCCAATGCCTTTTCGATCGGTCCCGACGGTCTGCTCTATATGCCGATCATGGGCGCCAATGAAATCTGGCGGGTTTCGCTGGACGGCGGCGAACCGGAAGTGGTTGCCGGCGATCTGGGAGTACCGGATTCGGTCAAGTTCGACAGCAAGGGCTATATCATCTCAACCCAGGCGGCGAGCGGGCAAGTTCTGCGCATCGATCCGCAAAGCGGGTCACGCGAGCTGCTCGCGCAACTTGGCCCCGGCCTCGACAATTGCACGTTCGTCGGCGATCGCCTGTTCGTCTCTTCCATTCCCGGAGAGGTCACCGAGATACTCGGCGGCGGCAAGACAAGGCCTTTGGTTGAACGCGGGCTGCAATGGCCCACGGGCCTGGCGATGGGCACCGATGGCTCGCTGTTTGTTGCCGATGGCGGCTTTACCTATCTGCTCGCCCCGCAAGGCCAGCTCGAATTGCTCGGATTTCTGTTTACGCCCGGATTTCCCGGCTGGGTACGGGGCGTGTGTCAGGGGCCAGACGGCAACTGGATCGTGAGCACTTCCAACGGTCATGTCGCGCGCTGGCGAACAGCGGATGGCGAAAGCGATTTCCTGTGCGAGGGGTTGAACAATCCCTGCGGTATCGCCTGCCGACCGGATGGGGTGATCCATGTCGCAGAGATCGATGGCGGCCGGTTGCTGGCTGTCGAAAATGGCGACACCCGGGAACTGGCAACCGGCTTGAGCCGTCCGATGGGCGTTGCGCATGATGACTCCGGAGCCTGCCTGATTGCGGAATCATCAGCCGGACGAATCATCCGGGTGACCGAAGGTGGCAGCGAGACTGTCGTCGACGGGCTTGGCGAGCCGCAAGGCATCGCAATCCACCGGAATATTCTCTACATCGCCGATTGCGGTACCAAGGAACTGATCGCATTCGATCTGGAAAAGGGGCTCCGCACGATATTGGCCAGAGATCTGCCGCTGAAGGCTCCGAAAGGCATGATCCCGAACCGGGTCGGTGCGGTCGGCACTTTATCCGGTCCGATGGATGCGTTTACCGGCCTTGCTTGCGGAGCGGATGGCACAATATATGTTTCCGGCGATGCCGAAGGCAGCGTGCTGGCTGTGACGCCAGCAGTCTAG